The Streptomyces sp. NL15-2K genome contains a region encoding:
- a CDS encoding DUF742 domain-containing protein translates to MTEDMTGAPREQGSQWYDGEAGPLVRPYAMTGGRTRPGPTGVRFDLIALVTLDAGAPGIDDDTALGPEHRALIDLCRTETQSVAELAAGADLPVGVVRVLLGDLLELGCVTVSRPVPPAQLPDERILREVIEGLRAL, encoded by the coding sequence ATGACCGAGGACATGACGGGCGCCCCGCGCGAGCAGGGCAGCCAGTGGTACGACGGCGAGGCAGGGCCGCTCGTCCGGCCGTACGCCATGACGGGCGGACGCACCAGACCCGGCCCCACCGGGGTGCGTTTCGACCTGATCGCCCTCGTCACGCTGGACGCGGGCGCGCCCGGCATCGACGACGACACCGCGCTCGGGCCCGAACACCGCGCCCTCATCGACCTGTGCCGCACGGAGACACAGTCGGTCGCGGAACTCGCCGCCGGCGCCGACCTGCCCGTGGGCGTGGTCAGGGTGCTCCTCGGCGACCTCCTGGAACTCGGCTGCGTCACCGTCAGCCGCCCCGTGCCGCCCGCGCAACTGCCTGATGAGCGGATTCTGCGCGAGGTGATCGAGGGACTGCGAGCGCTGTAG
- a CDS encoding nitrate- and nitrite sensing domain-containing protein, which yields MRTPRRTPTAGAETPPPPPVRGRRAHAGPPADEGPDDPVGAIPDGALARAGRRHIRPRTVRAKIICLLMVPVVSLLALWAYATVTTAQDVSRLRQLQRVDSTIRTPVADTVAALQAERAAAVRHATDPSAGQSGDLKKLAEDTDRALARLRLGDDNTIADSEELPSGVARRLEAFVTGAERLRTLRTAVLDRHAGWEETYGQYTRTIASAYGVGGALTGIQDAELGSDARVLLEFSRAIEALAQEDTVLASARLVGGLSGERLRLFTGAVDTRRALIESAVADLRGSERAAWRGLADGRAYATLAATEDKILAADPGARAIDAAPEATWTGAHARVRDGMRTIEEDAGHGVADRADPFTRGLLTPAGAAVLLGLVAVAASLVISVRIGRGLVVELESLRNSALEIARRKLPEAMRKLRAGEEIDVRAEAPPGPPAEDETGQVAEALGTVHRAALRAAAERAELASGISGVFVNLARRSQILVHRQLSLLDSMERRSDDPNELSDLFRLDHLTTRMRRHAESLIILSGAAPGRAWRMPVSLTNVVRAAVSEVEDYARVEVRQLPDASVIGAAVADLTHLLAEIIENAAQFSPPHTRVRITGEPVGNGYAVEVEDRGLGMGTETLAEANRRIEQSEALDLFDSDRLGLFVVSRLSARHGIKVHLRTSPYGGTTAVVLLPTALLHSGGAERSPHKAAEAELQAEREYARVPAGWQQDSVPASSDRPALVAPTAARTTTDTPPPGVTALRLHRPPDDPPEDSDDLPRRVRQANLAPQLRERRSEEPVQASATPEDDRRTPELVRDRMAAYRDGWTRGGGRQPGRGVTPDFPAGSDSSEGDPA from the coding sequence ATGCGTACACCGCGTAGGACCCCCACAGCCGGCGCCGAGACGCCGCCCCCGCCCCCCGTGCGCGGCCGCCGCGCACACGCCGGACCGCCCGCCGACGAAGGCCCGGACGACCCCGTGGGCGCGATACCGGACGGCGCACTCGCGCGCGCGGGACGCCGGCACATCCGACCGCGGACCGTACGAGCCAAGATCATCTGCCTGCTGATGGTCCCGGTCGTCTCCCTGCTCGCCCTGTGGGCGTACGCCACCGTCACCACCGCCCAGGACGTCTCGCGGCTGCGGCAGTTGCAGCGCGTCGACTCCACCATCCGGACCCCCGTCGCTGACACCGTGGCCGCCCTTCAGGCCGAGCGGGCGGCCGCCGTCCGCCACGCGACCGACCCGTCGGCCGGACAGAGCGGCGACCTGAAGAAGCTCGCGGAAGACACGGACCGCGCACTCGCGCGACTGCGGCTCGGCGACGACAACACCATCGCCGACAGCGAGGAACTGCCCTCAGGAGTGGCTCGCCGGCTCGAAGCGTTCGTCACCGGCGCCGAGCGACTGCGCACGCTGCGTACCGCCGTACTCGACCGCCACGCCGGATGGGAGGAGACCTACGGGCAATACACGAGGACCATCGCGAGCGCCTACGGTGTGGGCGGCGCCCTCACCGGCATCCAGGACGCCGAACTCGGCTCCGACGCGCGCGTGCTGCTCGAATTCTCCCGCGCGATCGAGGCGCTGGCCCAGGAGGACACCGTCCTGGCCAGTGCGCGCCTCGTCGGCGGCCTCTCGGGCGAGCGGCTGCGGCTGTTCACCGGCGCCGTCGACACGCGTCGTGCCCTCATCGAGTCCGCCGTGGCCGATCTACGGGGCTCCGAACGGGCCGCCTGGCGTGGCCTGGCCGACGGCCGCGCCTACGCCACCCTGGCGGCCACCGAGGACAAGATCCTCGCCGCCGACCCGGGCGCCCGCGCGATCGACGCGGCACCGGAAGCCACCTGGACAGGCGCCCACGCGCGCGTGCGGGACGGCATGCGGACGATCGAGGAGGACGCGGGGCACGGCGTCGCCGACCGGGCCGACCCGTTCACCCGCGGACTGCTCACGCCGGCCGGCGCCGCCGTCCTCCTCGGCCTTGTCGCCGTCGCCGCGTCGCTCGTCATCTCCGTGCGCATCGGACGCGGCCTGGTGGTCGAACTGGAGAGCCTGCGCAACAGCGCCCTGGAGATCGCCCGCCGCAAACTCCCCGAGGCCATGCGGAAACTGCGCGCGGGCGAGGAGATCGACGTCCGGGCAGAGGCCCCGCCCGGGCCGCCCGCGGAGGACGAGACCGGGCAGGTCGCCGAGGCCCTGGGCACCGTGCACCGTGCCGCGCTCAGGGCCGCCGCGGAGCGTGCCGAGCTCGCCAGCGGCATCTCCGGAGTCTTCGTCAATCTCGCCCGCCGCAGCCAGATCCTCGTCCACCGCCAGCTGAGCCTCCTCGACAGCATGGAACGCCGCTCCGACGACCCGAACGAACTGAGCGACCTCTTCCGGCTCGACCACCTCACCACCCGCATGCGCCGCCACGCGGAGAGCCTGATCATCCTCTCCGGAGCGGCACCAGGCCGCGCCTGGCGGATGCCGGTCTCCCTGACGAACGTCGTCCGAGCGGCCGTCTCCGAAGTCGAGGACTACGCGCGCGTGGAGGTACGACAGCTCCCCGACGCATCCGTCATCGGCGCGGCCGTCGCCGACCTCACCCACCTCCTGGCCGAGATCATCGAGAACGCCGCCCAGTTCTCGCCGCCCCACACGCGTGTGCGGATCACCGGCGAACCCGTCGGCAACGGCTACGCCGTCGAGGTCGAGGACCGCGGCCTGGGGATGGGCACGGAGACCCTCGCCGAAGCCAACCGGCGCATCGAGCAGTCCGAGGCACTCGACCTGTTCGACAGCGACCGGCTCGGCCTGTTCGTGGTCAGCAGGCTCTCCGCCCGGCACGGCATCAAGGTGCACCTGCGCACCTCGCCCTACGGCGGCACCACCGCGGTTGTCCTGCTGCCCACAGCTCTGCTGCACAGCGGCGGGGCGGAACGTTCCCCCCACAAGGCGGCGGAAGCGGAACTGCAGGCGGAACGCGAGTACGCGCGTGTGCCCGCCGGCTGGCAGCAGGACTCCGTCCCGGCGTCGTCCGACCGGCCCGCGCTGGTGGCCCCGACCGCGGCCCGGACCACGACCGACACCCCACCTCCCGGAGTCACCGCCTTGCGCCTGCACCGTCCCCCGGACGACCCGCCCGAGGACTCCGACGACCTCCCCCGCCGGGTACGACAGGCGAACCTCGCGCCCCAACTGCGCGAGCGGCGCTCCGAGGAGCCGGTACAGGCGTCCGCCACCCCGGAAGACGACCGGCGCACTCCCGAACTCGTACGGGACCGCATGGCGGCCTACCGCGACGGCTGGACACGCGGAGGCGGCAGGCAGCCGGGCCGCGGTGTCACCCCAGATTTCCCAGCGGGCAGCGACAGCAGCGAAGGAGACCCCGCATGA
- a CDS encoding roadblock/LC7 domain-containing protein: MAQGKGLDWLLDDLTERVEHVRHALVLSNDGLVTGASTGLRREDAEHLAAVSSGLHSLAKGSGRHFGAGRVRQTMVEFDDAVLFVTAAGTGSCLCVLSGAEADIGQIAYEMTLLVNRVGEHLGVDVRQPERSPATDS; the protein is encoded by the coding sequence ATGGCGCAGGGCAAGGGACTTGACTGGCTGTTGGACGATTTGACCGAGCGCGTCGAACACGTACGGCACGCTCTGGTCCTGTCCAACGACGGACTCGTGACGGGGGCGAGTACGGGACTGCGCCGGGAGGACGCGGAGCACCTGGCCGCCGTCTCCTCCGGACTGCACAGTCTGGCCAAGGGCTCTGGGCGGCACTTCGGCGCTGGCCGGGTCCGTCAGACGATGGTCGAGTTCGACGACGCGGTGCTGTTCGTCACCGCGGCGGGCACCGGCAGCTGTCTGTGCGTGCTGAGCGGCGCGGAGGCCGACATCGGCCAGATCGCCTACGAGATGACACTGCTCGTCAACCGGGTCGGCGAGCACCTCGGCGTGGACGTCCGACAGCCCGAGCGCAGCCCGGCAACAGACTCCTGA
- a CDS encoding ATP/GTP-binding protein: MVSDDADAQGDETTALALKILVAGGFGVGKTTLVGAVSEIRPLRTEELLSEAGQLVDDTDGVDQKVTTTVAMDFGRITIRSGLSLYLFGTPGQDRFWFLWDELAQGALGAVVLADTRRLEDCFPAVDYFEHRHIPFVVAVNCFAGARTYGAHDVARAIDLDQGTPVVLCDARDRDSGKEVLIRLVEYAGRMHTARLLDSVG, from the coding sequence ATGGTCTCCGATGACGCCGACGCCCAGGGCGACGAGACGACCGCCCTGGCGTTGAAGATTCTGGTCGCCGGCGGATTCGGCGTGGGCAAGACCACCCTGGTGGGCGCGGTCAGTGAGATCCGGCCGCTGCGCACCGAGGAACTGCTGAGCGAGGCTGGGCAGTTGGTGGACGACACCGACGGTGTGGACCAGAAGGTCACCACCACGGTCGCCATGGACTTCGGACGCATCACGATCCGGTCCGGCCTCTCCCTGTACCTCTTCGGCACCCCGGGCCAGGACCGCTTCTGGTTCCTGTGGGACGAGCTGGCGCAGGGCGCCCTCGGTGCCGTGGTCCTCGCCGACACCCGCCGCCTGGAGGACTGCTTCCCCGCGGTGGACTACTTCGAGCACCGGCACATCCCGTTCGTCGTGGCCGTCAACTGCTTCGCGGGTGCCCGGACATACGGCGCGCACGATGTCGCGCGTGCCATCGATCTCGACCAGGGCACGCCCGTGGTGCTCTGCGACGCCCGTGACCGCGACTCGGGGAAGGAGGTGCTGATCCGACTGGTCGAGTACGCCGGGCGGATGCACACCGCCCGGCTGCTCGACTCGGTGGGCTGA
- a CDS encoding acyl-CoA thioesterase II: MTTNPAESLVDLLDLEQIEVNIFRGRSPQESLQRVFGGQVAGQALVAAGRTTDGERPVHSLHAYFLRPGRPGVPIVYQVERVRDGRSFTTRRVTAVQQGRTIFNLTASFHKPEQGSFEHQLPPIRKVPAPESLPTVTEEIREHLGALPEQLERMARRQPFDIRYVDRLRWTADEVKDAEPRSAVWMRAVGPLGDDPLVHTCALTYASDMTLLDAVRIPVEPLWGPRGFDMASLDHAMWFHRPFRADEWFLYDQESPIATGGRGLARGRIYDLEGRLLVSVVQEGLFRAL, from the coding sequence ATGACGACGAACCCGGCCGAGAGCCTCGTCGACCTGCTCGACCTGGAGCAGATCGAGGTCAACATCTTCCGCGGCCGCAGCCCGCAGGAGTCCCTGCAGCGGGTCTTCGGCGGCCAGGTGGCGGGCCAGGCACTGGTCGCCGCGGGGCGCACCACGGACGGCGAACGTCCGGTGCACTCGCTGCACGCGTACTTCCTGCGCCCGGGCCGGCCGGGCGTGCCGATCGTGTACCAGGTCGAGCGGGTCCGGGACGGCCGGTCGTTCACCACCCGCCGGGTCACCGCGGTGCAGCAGGGCCGCACGATCTTCAATCTCACCGCCTCCTTTCACAAGCCTGAACAGGGGAGCTTCGAGCACCAGCTGCCGCCGATCCGCAAGGTCCCGGCCCCGGAGTCCCTGCCGACGGTCACGGAGGAGATCCGGGAGCATCTGGGCGCACTGCCGGAGCAGTTGGAGCGGATGGCCCGCCGTCAGCCCTTCGACATCCGTTATGTGGACCGGCTGCGCTGGACCGCCGACGAGGTCAAGGACGCCGAGCCGCGCAGCGCGGTGTGGATGCGCGCGGTCGGGCCGCTGGGCGACGACCCGCTCGTGCACACCTGCGCGCTGACCTACGCCAGCGACATGACCCTCCTGGACGCGGTCCGCATTCCGGTCGAACCCCTATGGGGACCGCGCGGGTTCGACATGGCCTCGCTGGATCACGCCATGTGGTTCCACCGGCCGTTCCGCGCGGACGAGTGGTTCCTGTACGACCAGGAGTCGCCGATCGCGACGGGTGGGCGCGGTCTGGCCCGCGGCCGGATCTACGACCTGGAAGGGCGGCTGCTGGTGTCGGTCGTCCAGGAGGGGTTGTTCAGAGCCCTGTAG
- a CDS encoding PPOX class F420-dependent oxidoreductase: MAQKMTDTEWREFVSYGTRTGKLSIVQADGSPHVTPIWFLLDGDEIVFNTGKSSVKGRSLARDGRVALCVDDDRPPFDFVVLQGRARISEDLDQVRHWAGRIAARYMGEERAEEFGARNGVPGELLVRVSIDKVLAQKAVAD, encoded by the coding sequence ATGGCACAGAAGATGACTGACACCGAATGGCGGGAGTTCGTCTCGTACGGCACCCGCACCGGAAAGCTCTCGATCGTGCAGGCCGACGGAAGTCCGCATGTGACGCCGATCTGGTTCCTGCTCGACGGGGACGAGATCGTGTTCAACACCGGCAAGAGCAGTGTGAAGGGGCGCAGTCTGGCCCGGGACGGCCGGGTGGCCCTGTGTGTGGACGACGACCGGCCGCCCTTCGACTTCGTCGTGCTCCAGGGCCGTGCCCGGATCTCCGAGGACCTCGACCAGGTCAGGCACTGGGCCGGCCGCATAGCGGCGCGCTACATGGGCGAGGAGCGGGCCGAGGAGTTCGGCGCCCGCAACGGCGTTCCGGGTGAACTCCTCGTCCGCGTCTCGATCGACAAGGTCCTGGCGCAGAAGGCCGTCGCCGACTGA
- a CDS encoding DUF6397 family protein — MSAETFTKSHHLSCTPSRAARELRLKRSEFDLAVGLGHIRTLPDEGGGGRCVARSEIDRVRSSDRFPDSLRERVKTVGTKEGAAVMDVPAGRFTRLARLGLVAPAKFYLNRYRTVVWLYLADELRQFAADEKNVPLLKARRMPEEMRDQLDAGLDLRPRNWRGRYLGFLRRQAEDPWEFAGAVAAFLDPLQIAELVRDPYERAHLNRFRPGPPTHGTPGSPAAQIAETIMTADAADEIGWLRADLVVAMEAAREYRPAPRPAPKQARVAALPATPVPEEPEPLSRGVRGWLRRRSHRTPELRTTGL; from the coding sequence ATGTCAGCCGAGACCTTCACGAAATCGCACCACCTCTCCTGCACGCCCAGCCGCGCCGCGCGGGAACTCCGGCTGAAGCGAAGCGAGTTCGACCTCGCCGTAGGCCTCGGACACATCAGGACCCTGCCCGACGAAGGAGGCGGGGGACGCTGCGTGGCTCGCTCCGAGATCGACCGGGTGAGGTCGAGCGACCGATTTCCCGACTCCCTGCGTGAGCGCGTGAAGACCGTGGGCACCAAAGAGGGAGCGGCCGTGATGGACGTGCCCGCCGGCAGGTTCACTCGCCTGGCACGCCTGGGGCTGGTGGCACCGGCAAAGTTCTACCTCAACCGCTACCGCACCGTCGTCTGGCTGTATCTGGCCGATGAGCTACGGCAGTTCGCGGCCGACGAGAAGAACGTCCCGCTGCTGAAGGCGCGCCGTATGCCCGAGGAAATGCGCGACCAGCTGGACGCGGGACTGGATCTGCGCCCTCGCAACTGGCGCGGACGGTACCTGGGTTTCCTGCGGAGGCAGGCCGAAGACCCGTGGGAGTTCGCCGGGGCCGTGGCCGCCTTCCTCGATCCCCTTCAGATCGCGGAACTCGTCCGTGACCCCTATGAGCGCGCCCATCTGAACCGGTTCCGGCCTGGGCCGCCCACGCATGGCACACCGGGTTCGCCCGCCGCCCAGATCGCCGAGACGATCATGACGGCGGACGCTGCGGATGAGATCGGTTGGCTGCGGGCCGACCTTGTAGTGGCCATGGAGGCAGCACGCGAGTACCGGCCGGCGCCCCGCCCCGCACCGAAACAGGCCCGCGTCGCGGCGCTCCCGGCTACGCCGGTGCCGGAGGAGCCGGAGCCGTTGTCGCGCGGGGTCAGGGGCTGGCTGCGGCGCAGAAGCCACCGGACCCCAGAGCTGCGAACCACGGGGCTCTGA
- a CDS encoding roadblock/LC7 domain-containing protein, with product MIQDPSMRAAQRSGELDWLLDDLVLRVSEVRHAVVLSNDGLAVGASTDLHREDAEHLAAVASGFHSLAKGAGRHLGAGGVRQTMVEMDDGFLFVAAAGDGSCLAVLTAVTADIGLVAYEMARLVKRVGEHLYTPPRVGARPPAAG from the coding sequence ATGATCCAGGACCCGAGCATGAGGGCCGCCCAGCGGTCGGGCGAACTCGACTGGCTGCTGGACGACCTGGTACTGCGCGTCAGCGAAGTACGGCACGCGGTGGTGCTGTCCAACGACGGCCTCGCCGTCGGCGCGTCGACCGACCTCCACCGCGAGGACGCCGAACACCTCGCCGCGGTCGCCTCCGGCTTCCACAGCCTGGCCAAGGGCGCGGGCCGGCACCTCGGCGCCGGAGGCGTGCGCCAGACCATGGTGGAGATGGACGACGGGTTCCTGTTCGTCGCCGCCGCGGGCGACGGCTCCTGCCTGGCCGTCCTCACCGCCGTGACCGCCGACATAGGCCTGGTCGCCTACGAGATGGCACGGCTGGTCAAGCGCGTCGGCGAGCACCTGTACACGCCACCGCGCGTCGGCGCGCGGCCGCCCGCCGCCGGATGA